TTCGTTAGATATCATATGATCAAATAAACATGTGTTATTTTCATAGATTTTTATGTTATTTATCGTCACGATAAATTGATTAAACAAACTAGTTATTCTTTTTCTAATGTATTTGTCTTTAAATTTATCCGTTGAACTGAGAATAGTTCGCCATACCTCAAAAACATTTTTAGTTATTAATTGATTATCTTTAATTATATTATTTATTCCCTCAAATCTCTTAATATCCAGATCTTCTGTAAATGTTAGGATATATTCTCTGTCTTCTGTTGATAGGTCGTCCAAGGAGATTATTTCATTGATGAATATATCAATCTGTTCTATTTCTTGTTCTATGACATCAATCATATCATTTATTGTTTTATAGTGGAGTTGATTTATTTCAGTTATAACAGAATTGAAAGAATCTCCTCCTATCCCTTTTACTTCTTTGGCCAATATTTTGTAGTAGTAATCAAACTTTTTATACTTTAGAATCTCATTTAATTGGGAAGGGGTAAAATTTTTTAAAACATTATATCTGGAGCTTTTTGTTGGGGAGTATATTTTTTGAACATCATATTTTTCTCCATCTTTATATTTTATTATATATAATTTTGAGATTTTGGATTTTTTCTCATCACATTCCCTGTTAATTCTTCCAGAGATTTGTTCAAGGCTTTCCAGTATAGAGTAGTCTCTCACTCCAAAATCACAATCTATGTCCATGCCTGCCTCTACAGATTGTGTGGAAACTAAGATGGTATTTTCATTATTAGTTTTGATTTTAAATTCTTGAATTATTTTTTTTCTTCTATAAGTATGAATAGTTCCGTTTAAAAGATATATCTTAAAATTATTAAAATAACTATCATCTTTTAGGCAATCGTATACTTTTCGTGAAGTGCTAATTACATTAAAAGTCAATAATATTTTGACTTTTTTGTTTGAATAATTCTCATTAATTTCTTTGATAACTAATTTTTTTATTTCTTCAATATCATGTATGCCATATCTAAATTCTACAGAGTTCCTTTCAAGAAGGGGGTGATTAAAGTATTTAGTTGGGTCTTCAAGAATTTGTGGGATTTTGACATTATCCAAAAAATAATTTAAATTTGGAAGCGTGGCGCTCATAATTATGTAATAGATGTTCAAATTTTTACTAGTTTCATTTATGAAATCATAGAATATTCTCAAATTTTTATCACTCAAACTTTGTATTTCATCTATTATGACAATGCTGTTACATAGATTTGCTATTTTATACCTATTATCTCTATTATTCTTAATGAAAACATTGAAAAAATTAACATTGGTAATTATATTAACACAGTTATTTAAGAAATTATCATTTTTAATAATAATTAAGTGTTGAAGATCCGAAGTTGAATCATTATCTGTTTTTAATTTGTCAATATATGCGCTTGAGTAAATATCTGAGATTTTTCCAACTTTATTTGGAAACAATAAAGAATTAAATAAGGCTCTATCAATTACTTTACTGTTCTGTTCTATTATATTAATAAAAGGAAACACATAAAATATT
The Methanofastidiosum sp. genome window above contains:
- the cas3 gene encoding CRISPR-associated helicase Cas3'; the encoded protein is MFFEKFQQIINSLDTSVIPPHIYSSAHRKKINSEVLLESLEDHSDLCSKYFVYLVDKMQLEFIIDDMISKIFTEKNTDTVKEIIAYFIYYHDIGKINPYFQKINVEDQNISGDKRHSFYSSKSISSFLIKKFPGFEDTIYLFSYIVDFHHSPIGNFTGKIKEENKIEKEITELIFKIIKIEKIEIKQDTIVDFWDNPNFEWKRLFLLVKLIYSLLVMSDSYSTFHYTSSLDEFYKLNILDEKTKESMKESFLKVDYNKNIDNVQLKTISGITNVNELRREILIECNTQMKKLLEENNRIFMLSVPTGGGKTNISMKLALNILEYDNCVKRIFYVFPFINIIEQNSKVIDRALFNSLLFPNKVGKISDIYSSAYIDKLKTDNDSTSDLQHLIIIKNDNFLNNCVNIITNVNFFNVFIKNNRDNRYKIANLCNSIVIIDEIQSLSDKNLRIFYDFINETSKNLNIYYIIMSATLPNLNYFLDNVKIPQILEDPTKYFNHPLLERNSVEFRYGIHDIEEIKKLVIKEINENYSNKKVKILLTFNVISTSRKVYDCLKDDSYFNNFKIYLLNGTIHTYRRKKIIQEFKIKTNNENTILVSTQSVEAGMDIDCDFGVRDYSILESLEQISGRINRECDEKKSKISKLYIIKYKDGEKYDVQKIYSPTKSSRYNVLKNFTPSQLNEILKYKKFDYYYKILAKEVKGIGGDSFNSVITEINQLHYKTINDMIDVIEQEIEQIDIFINEIISLDDLSTEDREYILTFTEDLDIKRFEGINNIIKDNQLITKNVFEVWRTILSSTDKFKDKYIRKRITSLFNQFIVTINNIKIYENNTCLFDHMISNELVKYDEKYNTIISTDKFLKYYSFKDGIDTNKLKSEICVYTIRMI